The proteins below come from a single Sphingomicrobium sediminis genomic window:
- the clpB gene encoding ATP-dependent chaperone ClpB — protein MDLEKLTERARGFLQAAQTIAARENHQRITPAHFVKALLDDEQGMAAGLIAKAGGDARMARKNVDTLVAKEPSVTGGGASQAPGVDGNTMRLLDRAQEVAEKSGDSYVTVERVLLAAAMGKDDVAEALKQAGVTAQGLNSAIEDLRGGRTADTQNAEDRYDALKKYAVDLTEKAKSGKLDPVIGRDEEIRRTIQVLARRTKNNPVLIGEPGVGKTAIAEGLALRIANGDVPDGLKDRTLVSLDMGALIAGAKYRGEFEERLKGVIDEVKQSDGQIILFIDEMHQLVGAGKTDGAMDAGNLLKPALSRGELHVIGATTLDEYRQYVEKDAALERRFQPVMIEEPTVPDTISILRGLKEKYELHHGVRITDAALVSAATLSNRYITDRFLPDKAIDLMDEAASRIRMEVESKPEEIESLDRRIIQLKIEREALSKEKDAGSKDRLGKLEKELAELEEQSAELTQRWQAEKDKIDAEGDLKADLDAARIELEQAQRAGDLAKAGELQYGRIPELEKKLEEASAATEGAMLREEVTDEDIASVVSRWTGVPIEKMMEGEREKLLQMEELLGKRVIGQKEAVDAVAKAVRRSRAGLQDPGRPLGSFLFLGPTGVGKTELTKALAEFLFDDPTAMVRIDMSEFMEKHSVARLVGAPPGYVGYEEGGKLTEAVRRRPYQVVLFDEVEKAHGDVFNILLQVLDDGRLTDGQGRTVDFTNTIIILTSNLGSQYLAQQEEDADPKVVEDQVMEVVRGHFRPEFLNRLDEIILFHRLSQSHMGPIVDIQLKRLQKLLDDKKIVIELTDAARAWLGRVGYDPVYGARPLKRAIQKYLQDPLADEILAGRVHDGMTVKVDEGDGQLTIVGGDEAA, from the coding sequence ATGGATTTGGAAAAACTGACCGAACGCGCGCGCGGCTTCCTCCAGGCAGCGCAGACCATTGCAGCGCGCGAAAATCACCAGCGCATCACGCCGGCGCATTTCGTCAAGGCGTTGCTCGATGACGAGCAGGGCATGGCCGCCGGGCTGATCGCCAAGGCCGGCGGCGATGCGCGCATGGCCCGCAAGAATGTCGACACGCTCGTGGCCAAGGAGCCGAGCGTCACCGGTGGCGGCGCCAGCCAGGCCCCGGGTGTCGACGGCAACACGATGCGCCTCCTCGACCGGGCGCAGGAAGTCGCCGAGAAATCGGGCGACAGCTATGTCACGGTCGAGCGCGTGCTGCTCGCCGCCGCGATGGGCAAGGATGATGTCGCCGAAGCCCTCAAGCAGGCTGGTGTGACTGCGCAAGGCCTCAACAGCGCAATCGAGGATCTGCGAGGCGGCCGCACTGCCGACACGCAAAATGCCGAGGATCGCTACGACGCGCTCAAGAAATATGCCGTCGACCTCACCGAGAAAGCCAAGTCGGGCAAGCTCGATCCGGTCATCGGCCGCGACGAGGAAATTCGCCGCACCATCCAGGTGCTGGCGCGGCGCACCAAGAACAATCCAGTCCTCATCGGCGAACCCGGCGTCGGCAAGACCGCCATCGCCGAAGGCCTCGCGCTACGCATCGCCAATGGCGACGTGCCCGACGGTCTCAAGGACCGCACGCTCGTTTCGCTCGACATGGGCGCCCTCATCGCCGGTGCGAAATATCGCGGCGAGTTCGAGGAGCGCCTCAAGGGCGTGATCGACGAGGTGAAGCAGTCGGACGGGCAGATCATCCTGTTCATCGACGAGATGCACCAGCTGGTTGGCGCCGGGAAAACCGACGGCGCGATGGATGCCGGCAACCTGCTGAAACCGGCCCTGTCGCGCGGCGAGCTGCACGTTATCGGCGCGACGACGCTCGATGAATATCGCCAATATGTCGAGAAGGATGCCGCGCTCGAACGCCGCTTCCAGCCCGTCATGATCGAGGAACCGACGGTGCCCGACACCATCTCGATCCTGCGCGGCCTCAAGGAAAAATACGAGCTTCACCACGGCGTGCGCATTACCGATGCGGCGCTGGTGTCGGCGGCGACCCTGTCCAATCGCTACATCACCGACCGCTTCCTGCCCGACAAGGCCATCGACCTTATGGACGAGGCCGCCTCGCGCATCCGTATGGAAGTCGAATCCAAGCCCGAAGAAATCGAGAGCCTCGACCGCCGTATCATCCAGCTGAAGATCGAACGCGAGGCGCTGTCGAAGGAGAAGGATGCGGGCTCGAAGGACCGTCTCGGCAAACTCGAGAAGGAGTTGGCCGAGCTGGAAGAACAGTCGGCCGAGCTGACCCAGCGCTGGCAGGCCGAAAAGGACAAGATCGACGCCGAAGGCGACCTCAAGGCCGATCTCGATGCCGCCCGCATCGAGCTCGAACAGGCGCAGCGTGCCGGCGACCTCGCCAAGGCAGGCGAGCTGCAATATGGCCGCATTCCCGAGCTCGAGAAGAAGCTCGAGGAAGCCAGCGCCGCCACCGAGGGCGCGATGCTGCGCGAGGAAGTGACCGACGAGGACATCGCCTCCGTCGTCAGCCGCTGGACCGGCGTTCCCATCGAGAAAATGATGGAGGGCGAGCGCGAGAAGCTGCTGCAGATGGAAGAGCTGCTGGGCAAGCGCGTCATCGGCCAGAAGGAAGCCGTCGATGCGGTGGCCAAGGCGGTCCGCCGCAGCCGTGCAGGCTTGCAGGATCCCGGCCGTCCGCTGGGCAGCTTCCTGTTTCTCGGGCCGACCGGCGTGGGCAAGACCGAGCTCACCAAGGCATTGGCCGAATTCCTGTTCGACGATCCCACTGCAATGGTGCGCATCGACATGAGCGAATTCATGGAGAAGCATAGCGTCGCCCGCCTCGTCGGGGCGCCTCCGGGTTATGTCGGCTATGAAGAAGGCGGCAAGCTCACCGAAGCGGTGCGCCGCCGCCCCTACCAGGTCGTCCTGTTCGACGAGGTCGAGAAAGCCCATGGCGACGTCTTCAACATCCTGTTGCAGGTGCTCGACGACGGGCGCCTGACCGACGGGCAAGGTCGCACGGTCGACTTCACCAATACGATCATCATCCTCACCTCCAATCTCGGCAGCCAATATCTGGCGCAGCAGGAAGAGGATGCCGATCCCAAGGTCGTCGAGGACCAGGTCATGGAAGTCGTGCGCGGCCATTTCCGCCCCGAATTCCTCAACCGCCTCGACGAGATCATCCTGTTCCACCGCCTGTCGCAGTCGCACATGGGGCCGATCGTCGATATCCAGCTCAAGCGCCTCCAAAAGCTCCTGGACGACAAGAAGATCGTCATTGAGCTGACCGACGCCGCGCGCGCCTGGCTTGGCCGTGTCGGCTACGACCCGGTCTATGGCGCGCGGCCCTTGAAGCGGGCGATCCAGAAGTATCTGCAGGACCCGCTCGCCGACGAAATCCTCGCCGGGCGCGTCCATGATGGCATGACCGTGAAGGTCGATGAGGGCGATGGGCAACTGACCATTGTTGGCGGTGACGAAGCGGCCTAG
- a CDS encoding tetratricopeptide repeat-containing sulfotransferase family protein has translation MNQNQSTVAQAVDALKQGARNKAVNLLQKDLAEGPRSGERWASVERLATQIGEIDIALEAARRFAKTQPMRLERVLHYWGSLAAHGRADLVVKEAAKLPDNVRAQSHVQHLLGTIATNRGDTEAAETHLRNAIKNSNFAPFSWFALAMIKTFSADDPDLAAMDALEEQAKQLPADPRSRFAYARAKAHFDAGNIDKAMELYGEGAALRRTVEKMDLDQMEKAVDALLDAWDSDAIKALTPSTHKGSRAIFVNGLPRSGTTLVDSLLNAHSKVDGGAEINLVRPALLPVGGVMPQAAKGFETRHSGDDPWGHLAEKYENLLEQRFGKGGHVVDKTLLQGQMVPLLFQMLPDARMIWLRRDPEDMAWSTYRNYFASPVPWSWSFEDIARYYKIEDRVHAKMAALFPEHILTVQYEELVQDPETWIGKILDHVGLEHEDGIADFHRADRDVQTASVAQVREPISASKIGQAKAIDTWLEPFRKVYNG, from the coding sequence ATGAATCAGAACCAATCGACCGTCGCGCAGGCCGTTGACGCCCTGAAGCAGGGCGCGCGCAACAAGGCCGTCAATCTCCTCCAGAAGGATCTCGCAGAAGGGCCTCGCAGCGGTGAGCGCTGGGCGAGCGTCGAACGTCTCGCCACGCAGATCGGCGAGATCGACATCGCGCTCGAAGCGGCGCGCCGCTTTGCCAAGACGCAGCCCATGCGGCTCGAACGCGTGCTGCATTATTGGGGCTCGCTCGCAGCGCATGGCCGCGCCGACCTCGTCGTCAAGGAAGCTGCCAAGCTGCCCGACAATGTCCGCGCGCAGTCGCATGTCCAGCACCTGCTGGGTACGATCGCGACCAACCGCGGCGACACCGAGGCGGCCGAGACGCACCTGCGCAACGCCATCAAGAACAGCAACTTTGCACCGTTCAGCTGGTTCGCGCTGGCGATGATCAAGACGTTTAGCGCGGACGATCCCGATCTGGCCGCGATGGACGCGCTGGAAGAGCAGGCCAAGCAATTGCCTGCCGATCCGCGGTCGCGCTTTGCCTATGCGCGCGCCAAGGCGCACTTCGACGCCGGCAATATCGACAAGGCGATGGAGCTATATGGCGAGGGTGCAGCGCTGCGCCGGACCGTCGAGAAAATGGACCTCGACCAGATGGAGAAAGCCGTCGATGCGCTGCTCGACGCGTGGGACAGCGACGCCATCAAGGCGCTGACGCCATCCACGCACAAGGGCTCGCGGGCCATCTTCGTCAACGGCTTGCCCCGTTCGGGCACGACGCTTGTGGATTCGCTGCTCAACGCCCATTCGAAGGTGGATGGCGGCGCCGAGATCAATCTCGTTCGCCCGGCACTCCTTCCCGTCGGCGGCGTCATGCCGCAGGCGGCCAAGGGCTTCGAGACGCGTCACTCTGGCGATGACCCTTGGGGCCATCTCGCCGAGAAGTACGAGAACTTGCTCGAGCAACGTTTCGGCAAGGGCGGTCATGTCGTCGACAAGACCCTGTTGCAGGGCCAGATGGTGCCCTTGCTCTTCCAGATGCTGCCCGACGCGCGGATGATCTGGCTGCGCCGTGATCCCGAGGACATGGCCTGGTCGACCTATCGCAACTATTTCGCGAGCCCCGTGCCGTGGAGCTGGTCGTTCGAGGACATCGCCCGCTACTACAAGATCGAGGATCGCGTGCATGCCAAGATGGCCGCGCTCTTCCCCGAGCACATCCTGACCGTGCAGTATGAAGAACTGGTCCAGGATCCCGAAACGTGGATCGGCAAGATCCTCGATCATGTCGGCCTGGAGCATGAAGACGGCATCGCCGACTTCCATCGCGCCGATCGCGACGTCCAGACGGCCAGTGTGGCGCAGGTGCGCGAGCCGATCAGCGCTAGCAAGATCGGCCAGGCCAAGGCTATCGACACATGGCTGGAGCCGTTCCGCAAGGTCTATAACGGCTAG
- a CDS encoding TonB-dependent receptor codes for MKKATLRATASALALLGAGTAGSFIAAAPAAAQDFTNAQLSGTVTDEGGAPVAGAEIMLVGNQGQSRTTVSDSSGNYRFGNVPQGTYTLTVMQGGEEVYRAEDFRLLGSQNAVGDITLASDPIVITGTGLFINDFEGTTLGLNVDVEELTTRVPLPRDLTSVVLLAPGTTQGDSAFGNLASIGGSSVAENAYYVNGLNITNFDNYLGSARVPFDMYRSVEVKSGGYPAEFGRATGGIVNAVTKSGSNEFFGGIHLDWSPDWGRSTGKDFETCNYDDNTFTTFTCENTTNREADYAQSYSAVLEAGMPVIKDRLFVYGLIEFRESESRTVSRPNSFSTRNIQNDPFWGVKVDAYPIDSQHLEFTIFDTRRQTQQARAPYAETADGFSIGGYSETGRFNFGGVNWVGKYTGNFTDWLTVSAAYGKMEDRFDNVALGAAAAEPPYVNFSGQTVNGVPDGSFVGNQTTTSTTAPYETERKFYRGDVDLYFDVLGEHHIRAGFDVEETTLSRATIYNGGDFLFANNLITSEAYNAGVGGAGIYYIIFPGRRSDGSVGLVQDQIYFNSGGAFDGVNQAFYIQDEWKVNERLTLNLGLRRDDFKLKKADGSTFVELDNNIAPRLGFTYDLWDNEEGKLYGFFGQYYLPVASNTAFRFAGTEFFFRERFDFEGFQTVGGVTVPDFSGNQITDAVDSRYGSPCPFRLNPNAAGGNTCRVTGDGSVPDSQAAFAENLEATKQSEYIIGYEHDFGSFTGGIAYIHRNLDRTAEDAAIDIVVLEYCEEVGIVGCESIWTGFHQYTTYNIGGDLTVLLDGDALCDTDPRACEIVTFAAEDLPYGEATRTYDAVEVTFNRPWDGSWSLGGSYTWSRSYGNTEGYVQSDFGQDDAGITQDFDQPGFVDFAEGRLPNDRTHRIKLFGAYQPLEGLVIGANLSVDSPRPLSCFGFHPTDVFGNLYGAASNFCGLQGIQRGTASETDWVSTLDLSARYNWDMGNDRQIAFTVNAFNVLNSQAVTQRNEFGDRDIATSNADGEPTSVIANPNYDLPSGYQAPRSLRFGIDVTF; via the coding sequence ATGAAGAAAGCTACTTTGCGCGCAACGGCTTCGGCTCTTGCGCTCCTGGGGGCGGGAACGGCAGGTTCGTTTATCGCCGCGGCCCCGGCGGCCGCACAGGACTTTACCAACGCGCAGCTGAGCGGGACGGTCACCGATGAAGGTGGTGCCCCGGTCGCTGGCGCAGAAATCATGCTGGTCGGTAACCAGGGTCAGAGCCGTACGACGGTTTCGGACTCGAGCGGTAACTACCGCTTCGGTAACGTGCCGCAGGGCACCTACACCCTGACCGTGATGCAGGGCGGTGAAGAAGTTTACCGCGCCGAAGACTTCCGTCTTCTCGGTTCGCAGAACGCCGTCGGTGACATCACGCTCGCGAGCGATCCGATCGTCATCACCGGCACCGGTCTGTTCATTAACGACTTCGAGGGCACTACGCTGGGCCTTAACGTCGACGTCGAAGAGCTGACCACGCGCGTTCCGCTTCCCCGCGACCTGACGTCGGTCGTTCTTCTCGCCCCGGGCACGACCCAGGGTGACTCGGCCTTCGGTAACCTCGCCTCGATCGGTGGTTCGTCGGTCGCTGAGAACGCTTACTACGTGAACGGCCTCAACATCACCAACTTCGACAACTACCTGGGTTCGGCTCGCGTGCCGTTCGACATGTATCGTTCGGTCGAAGTGAAGTCGGGCGGTTATCCGGCCGAATTCGGTCGTGCGACCGGTGGTATCGTCAACGCCGTCACCAAGTCGGGTTCGAACGAATTCTTCGGTGGTATCCACCTCGACTGGTCGCCCGACTGGGGTCGTTCGACCGGTAAGGACTTCGAGACCTGCAACTACGACGACAACACCTTCACGACGTTCACCTGTGAAAACACCACGAACCGTGAAGCCGATTATGCCCAGAGCTACTCGGCCGTCCTCGAAGCCGGCATGCCCGTCATCAAGGATCGCCTGTTCGTCTATGGTTTGATCGAGTTCCGCGAAAGCGAGAGCCGCACGGTCAGCCGTCCGAACAGCTTCTCGACCCGCAACATCCAGAACGACCCGTTCTGGGGTGTTAAGGTCGATGCATATCCGATCGACAGCCAGCACCTCGAATTCACCATCTTCGACACCCGTCGCCAGACCCAGCAGGCCCGTGCGCCTTATGCTGAGACTGCCGATGGCTTCTCGATCGGTGGCTACAGCGAGACCGGCCGTTTCAACTTCGGTGGCGTCAACTGGGTCGGTAAGTATACCGGCAACTTCACCGACTGGCTGACCGTCTCGGCTGCCTACGGTAAGATGGAAGACCGCTTCGACAACGTTGCGCTCGGTGCGGCTGCTGCCGAACCGCCGTACGTCAACTTCTCGGGTCAGACCGTCAACGGTGTTCCGGATGGTTCGTTCGTCGGCAACCAGACCACGACCAGCACGACCGCTCCGTACGAAACCGAGCGTAAGTTCTATCGTGGTGACGTCGATCTGTACTTCGACGTCCTCGGTGAGCACCACATCCGTGCAGGCTTCGACGTTGAAGAGACCACGCTGTCGCGTGCGACCATCTACAACGGCGGTGACTTCCTGTTCGCTAACAACCTCATCACCTCGGAAGCTTACAACGCCGGTGTCGGCGGTGCGGGCATCTACTACATCATCTTCCCGGGTCGTCGTTCGGACGGCAGCGTGGGCCTGGTCCAGGATCAGATCTACTTCAACTCGGGTGGTGCGTTCGACGGTGTGAACCAGGCGTTCTACATCCAGGACGAGTGGAAGGTGAATGAGCGTCTGACGCTGAACCTCGGTCTGCGTCGCGACGACTTCAAGCTGAAGAAGGCCGACGGTTCGACCTTCGTGGAGCTCGACAACAACATCGCGCCGCGTCTCGGCTTCACCTACGACCTGTGGGACAATGAAGAAGGCAAGCTGTACGGCTTCTTTGGCCAGTACTACCTCCCGGTTGCTTCGAACACGGCGTTCCGCTTTGCCGGTACCGAGTTCTTCTTCCGTGAGCGCTTCGACTTCGAAGGCTTCCAGACGGTCGGCGGTGTCACGGTTCCCGATTTCTCGGGCAACCAGATCACCGACGCGGTCGACAGCCGTTATGGCTCGCCCTGCCCGTTCCGCCTCAACCCGAACGCTGCTGGTGGCAACACCTGCCGCGTGACCGGTGACGGTTCGGTTCCGGACAGCCAGGCTGCGTTCGCTGAGAACCTCGAAGCCACCAAGCAGTCGGAATACATCATCGGTTACGAGCACGACTTCGGTTCGTTCACCGGTGGTATCGCCTACATCCATCGCAACCTCGACCGTACGGCCGAAGACGCCGCGATCGACATCGTCGTTCTCGAGTATTGCGAAGAAGTGGGCATCGTCGGCTGCGAAAGCATCTGGACCGGCTTCCACCAGTACACCACCTACAACATCGGCGGCGACCTCACGGTCCTGCTCGACGGTGATGCGCTGTGCGATACCGACCCGCGTGCTTGTGAAATCGTGACCTTCGCGGCGGAAGACCTGCCCTACGGCGAAGCCACCCGTACCTATGACGCTGTTGAAGTCACCTTCAACCGTCCGTGGGACGGCAGCTGGAGCCTGGGTGGTTCGTACACCTGGTCGCGCAGCTACGGTAACACCGAAGGCTACGTCCAGTCCGACTTCGGTCAGGATGACGCTGGTATCACGCAGGACTTCGACCAGCCGGGCTTCGTCGACTTCGCCGAAGGCCGTCTGCCGAACGATCGTACCCACCGCATCAAGCTCTTCGGCGCCTATCAGCCGCTCGAAGGCCTGGTCATCGGTGCGAACCTGTCGGTTGACAGCCCGCGTCCGCTGAGCTGCTTCGGCTTCCACCCGACCGACGTGTTCGGTAACCTCTACGGTGCGGCGTCGAACTTCTGCGGCCTGCAGGGCATCCAGCGCGGTACCGCGTCGGAGACCGATTGGGTCAGCACGCTCGACCTGTCGGCGCGTTACAACTGGGATATGGGCAACGATCGTCAGATCGCCTTCACGGTTAACGCGTTCAACGTCCTGAACTCGCAGGCTGTCACGCAGCGTAACGAGTTTGGTGACCGCGACATCGCGACGTCGAATGCTGATGGCGAACCGACCTCGGTCATCGCCAACCCGAACTACGACCTCCCGTCGGGCTACCAGGCCCCGCGGAGCCTCCGGTTCGGCATCGACGTCACCTTCTAA
- a CDS encoding DUF2093 domain-containing protein, translated as MMLMGGGREARIHYGDGTFRLIAHGDHVRCAVTGTIIPLAELKYWSVERQEAYVDAAASLAAEQRAKGGIQG; from the coding sequence ATGATGTTGATGGGCGGCGGACGCGAAGCACGCATTCACTATGGGGACGGCACCTTTCGCCTGATCGCCCATGGCGACCATGTACGTTGTGCCGTTACCGGAACGATCATCCCGCTCGCCGAACTCAAATATTGGTCGGTCGAGCGCCAGGAAGCCTATGTCGACGCCGCGGCGAGCCTTGCCGCCGAACAGCGCGCAAAGGGCGGCATTCAGGGCTAA
- the xseA gene encoding exodeoxyribonuclease VII large subunit: MVSPDPTSSGLLASEKAGDNAPAQSVGELSAALKRTVEGAFGNVRVRGEISGWKRAASGHCYFALKDEDAVIDAVLWRGQAQRLAFAPEDGAEVVATGKLTTYPGRSKYQVVVNSLELAGEGALMALLEKRKKQLAAEGLFDAARKQELPYLPKVIGVVTSPTGAVIRDILHRLHDRCPTRVILWPVQVQGESAAGQVAAAINGFDAMTSDGPVPRPDLLIVARGGGSIEDLWAFNEEVVVRAAAACSIPLISAVGHETDTTLIDYVSDKRAPTPTAAAEMAVPVLAELRGWIGEQGERAAGALRRQLDRMAERQQSLTDRWPAPTRLVEEPTRRLDEMSRRLQRGLVSSASSARGDLAGIAGRLDRRLIDQAIDRRAERLTAQWDMAKLVHPDRPLSRGYARVTAGDSVVTTAKQASAADALTLHFGDGTADVVPAGKTPPSAPVAPRRKTSYRAPKTPEGQRGLFDTGDNGDA; the protein is encoded by the coding sequence ATGGTCTCTCCCGATCCGACATCTTCAGGCCTGTTAGCGAGCGAGAAGGCTGGCGACAATGCGCCCGCGCAAAGCGTCGGCGAATTGTCTGCGGCATTGAAGCGCACGGTCGAGGGCGCGTTCGGCAATGTCCGAGTGCGCGGCGAGATTTCCGGCTGGAAACGGGCTGCTTCGGGCCATTGCTACTTCGCCTTGAAGGACGAGGATGCGGTGATCGATGCGGTGCTGTGGCGCGGCCAGGCGCAGCGCCTCGCTTTCGCGCCCGAGGATGGCGCCGAGGTCGTCGCGACCGGCAAGCTCACCACCTATCCCGGCCGTTCCAAATATCAGGTCGTCGTCAACAGCCTGGAATTGGCAGGCGAGGGCGCGCTCATGGCGCTGCTCGAGAAACGCAAGAAGCAGCTGGCAGCCGAGGGCCTGTTCGATGCCGCGCGCAAGCAAGAGCTGCCTTACCTTCCCAAGGTCATCGGGGTCGTCACCTCGCCGACCGGCGCGGTGATCCGCGACATCCTCCATCGGCTCCACGACCGCTGCCCCACCCGTGTCATCCTCTGGCCCGTGCAGGTGCAGGGTGAGAGCGCGGCGGGACAGGTCGCAGCGGCGATCAATGGCTTTGACGCCATGACGTCAGATGGCCCCGTGCCGCGTCCCGACCTTCTCATCGTCGCGCGCGGGGGCGGGTCGATCGAGGATCTGTGGGCCTTCAACGAAGAAGTCGTGGTGCGCGCCGCCGCCGCCTGTTCCATCCCGCTCATCAGCGCGGTGGGGCACGAGACCGACACGACCCTCATCGACTATGTATCCGACAAGCGCGCGCCGACGCCGACCGCTGCTGCGGAAATGGCGGTGCCGGTGCTGGCCGAATTGCGCGGCTGGATCGGCGAACAGGGCGAGCGTGCGGCCGGCGCCCTGCGTCGCCAGCTCGATCGCATGGCCGAACGCCAGCAAAGCCTCACCGACCGTTGGCCCGCCCCGACACGCCTCGTCGAGGAGCCGACCCGGCGGCTGGATGAGATGTCGAGGCGCCTCCAGCGCGGTCTGGTCAGCAGCGCCTCGAGCGCACGCGGCGACTTGGCCGGCATTGCGGGCCGCCTCGACCGGCGCCTCATCGATCAGGCCATCGACCGGCGGGCCGAGCGGCTCACCGCGCAGTGGGACATGGCCAAGCTCGTCCATCCCGACCGACCGCTCTCGCGCGGCTATGCCCGCGTGACGGCGGGCGATTCGGTGGTGACGACGGCCAAGCAGGCGAGCGCTGCCGATGCGCTTACCCTGCACTTCGGCGATGGCACGGCCGATGTGGTTCCCGCCGGCAAGACACCGCCTTCCGCACCCGTTGCACCGCGCCGCAAGACATCCTATCGAGCGCCCAAGACGCCCGAAGGCCAACGCGGCCTGTTCGATACGGGCGACAACGGAGACGCATGA
- the purD gene encoding phosphoribosylamine--glycine ligase codes for MKILLLGSGGREDALAWRLSQCPSCEQLDVAPGNPGMERWADARHDLDLGDLNATIKLAQDLGSDLVVVGPEAPLVDGLGDMLRDAGIACFGPDKEPSQLEGSKGYTKRLCAEAGIPTAAFDEVRGMEAACKALDRFGCPVVVKADGLAGGKGVTVAMSRDEAEKAIEEAGDAPLVIEEFLEGEEASLFALVDGETAVFLASAQDHKRVGEGDTGPNTGGMGAYSPAPVLTDELAEQAMRDIVIPTAKHLADKGHPYRGVLYAGLMLTEDGPKLIEYNVRFGDPECQVVMPRIAGDLGEILMAVATGKLAEADDLALEDAHVMTVVLCAKGYPASPAKGGTISGIETAEENGAIIFQAGTAHGEDGALVASGGRVLNVTAAGADLKEARDAAYVALDKIDFADGFHRGDIGWRELERH; via the coding sequence ATGAAAATCCTGCTTTTGGGTTCGGGCGGACGCGAAGATGCGCTGGCCTGGCGGCTTTCGCAATGTCCCAGCTGCGAGCAACTGGATGTCGCGCCTGGCAATCCCGGCATGGAACGCTGGGCCGATGCGCGGCACGATCTCGATCTGGGGGATCTGAACGCCACGATCAAGCTTGCACAAGACCTGGGCAGCGATCTCGTCGTGGTGGGCCCCGAAGCGCCACTCGTCGATGGGCTCGGCGACATGTTGCGTGATGCGGGCATTGCCTGCTTCGGCCCCGACAAGGAACCGTCACAGCTGGAAGGCTCCAAGGGCTATACCAAGCGCCTGTGCGCCGAAGCCGGCATTCCCACCGCGGCCTTCGACGAAGTGCGCGGCATGGAAGCGGCCTGCAAGGCGCTCGACCGCTTCGGATGCCCGGTCGTGGTCAAGGCGGACGGGCTCGCCGGCGGCAAGGGCGTCACCGTCGCGATGAGCCGCGACGAAGCCGAAAAGGCGATCGAAGAGGCAGGCGATGCGCCGCTGGTCATCGAGGAATTCCTGGAGGGCGAAGAAGCCAGCCTGTTTGCGCTGGTCGACGGCGAAACCGCAGTGTTCCTAGCATCCGCACAAGACCATAAGCGCGTCGGCGAAGGCGATACCGGGCCCAATACGGGCGGTATGGGCGCCTACAGCCCCGCACCGGTCCTGACCGACGAGTTGGCCGAGCAGGCGATGCGCGATATCGTCATCCCCACCGCAAAGCATCTTGCCGACAAGGGCCATCCCTATCGCGGCGTTCTTTATGCGGGCCTGATGCTGACAGAGGACGGGCCCAAGCTCATCGAATATAATGTCCGCTTCGGCGATCCCGAATGCCAGGTCGTGATGCCGCGCATTGCCGGCGACCTTGGCGAGATCCTGATGGCGGTGGCGACAGGCAAGCTCGCCGAGGCCGACGATCTTGCGCTGGAAGACGCGCATGTCATGACCGTCGTCCTGTGCGCCAAGGGCTATCCCGCCAGCCCCGCCAAGGGCGGCACGATCTCCGGTATCGAGACCGCCGAAGAAAATGGAGCGATCATCTTCCAGGCCGGCACGGCGCATGGCGAGGACGGCGCGCTGGTCGCCTCAGGCGGGCGGGTCCTCAACGTCACCGCAGCCGGTGCCGACCTCAAGGAAGCCCGCGATGCGGCATATGTCGCGCTCGACAAAATCGACTTTGCCGACGGCTTCCACCGCGGCGACATCGGGTGGCGCGAGCTAGAGCGACATTAA